A genomic region of Haliotis asinina isolate JCU_RB_2024 chromosome 1, JCU_Hal_asi_v2, whole genome shotgun sequence contains the following coding sequences:
- the LOC137267842 gene encoding alpha-amylase-like — translation MFRLIVASVLVLCYALAASAVNFQRTVVAISKTTDWGQNIFLRGGAGADGIRIRHELKTRYPDGFYAQTSRGDNYLSWGGAEETQGKYNDFVDAEGTPMMHSTNDHTFDHTNSSLLGLVGESLWIADLYMDCDQTENGWFDFKGYMVDLRPGVYGEGWEQYISESTCDVDGENVDVPNSGNHHAKCGYFNLGIWNNGRCWSTKLDYQTMLFRYAWTES, via the exons ATGTTTCGACTGATCGTCGCTTCGGTTTTAGTCCTATGCTACGCTTTGGCTGCATCCGCTGTCAACTTTCAGCGTACCGTTGTCGCTATCTCCAAGACGACTGACTGGGGTCAGAACATCTTTCTTCGGGGAGGGGCCGGTGCTGACGGCATCCGCATCAGACACGAGCTGAAGACTCGGTACCCTGACGGTTTCTATGCCCAGACATCCCGAGGGGACAACTATCTAAGCTGGGGAGGCGCTGAGGAGACGCAGGGAAAATACAACGACTTTGTTGATGCTGAGGGTACTCCCATGATGCACTCCACCAATGATCA CACTTTCGATCACACTAACTCTTCCCTCCTCGGTCTCGTTGGGGAGAGCCTGTGGATAGCTGATCTCTACATGGACTGTGACCAAACTGAGAATGGCTGGTTCGATTTCAAG GGTTACATGGTGGATCTTCGACCAGGCGTCTACGGCGAGGGATGGGAACAGTATATCTCCGAATCCACATGCGACGTCGACGGTGAAAACGTTGACGTTCCCAACAGTGGCAACCACCACGCCAAATGCGGTTACTTCAATCTTGGAATTTGGAACAACGGTCGATGCTGGTCCACGAagctagattaccagacaatgcTGTTCCGCTATGCGTGGACGGAATCTTAA